In the genome of Anabaena cylindrica PCC 7122, the window AATGGATTATAGAAGGCTCTGCCTTCCATGAAAGTAGAGGCAGAGCCTCTGTCTAGCATTCCCAGTCAGAGACTGGGAACGAGATACAAGACACGGTAAGGATTTGAATTTAAGTTGACACCAATGGGCGTTGCTCAACCCCTACTGAATACAGAATTATAATAATTAAAAATTAAGCTTCTTCTGAACGCTCAATTTTTTGACCAGGAGAAGATTCATAAAGAGCATCTAACTGTTCGCGTGCATCTTCTACATTGATTGAACGCATTACCAACAGTGGTTCTTTAATTAAATTACCTGCATTATCTAATAATTCTGGATGGGGTACAAATTGCTTTTTAGCTCCATAATAGCCATACCTGCCTTGATTACCCATTGAGGAGGAATTTGCTGGATAAGGACGCTCCCTATCAAAACTGAACATGACTAGATTGCGAATTAAATTACCCACGGCAATAAATGCTAGGACTGTGAAAGCTAAAATGTAGAGTAGGTGTAGCATCGAAATTATCCTCCAGGGCAACAGGTTTTAAAACTTTATATCGTTAAGTACTTAACATTTGCTAACCCGTGGTTTACGTGCTGACAAATGTTACATTATCTATCTGTGATTTGATATTTTGTAATCCTATATCAGATTACGGTAACATGGGATACATTATTTTTTTATGAAAATAATGTTA includes:
- a CDS encoding DUF2973 domain-containing protein, with protein sequence MLHLLYILAFTVLAFIAVGNLIRNLVMFSFDRERPYPANSSSMGNQGRYGYYGAKKQFVPHPELLDNAGNLIKEPLLVMRSINVEDAREQLDALYESSPGQKIERSEEA